Proteins from a single region of Gossypium arboreum isolate Shixiya-1 chromosome 1, ASM2569848v2, whole genome shotgun sequence:
- the LOC108481082 gene encoding uncharacterized protein LOC108481082: MWMRQPRIFFHQLSKRVTPVPTILAETFRSLGACRRAGADRFVGCAQLLLAWFYSHFRLIDKVVCQVFFEDYSPLKDIVASTKRVEVPEENWMALLQNLQSKDVEWRAPWMIPGEILYRCDSFDWAPLLGVWGAIGYAPLLVLRQFGLRQFVLATHGLAQSEFMYRGADYKKKVSEISSAWNKTCRLNRVAISPATTLEYIEWRSRRIDNNIPKPSGEEVRLMEEYLQVMPSELEIVKQEFERKNLEFEKRIAKLEEEKISLRWHQNHDSTVELRELKNKVEDLEVALHDGEIRIDQLEAQEDYLKEELHQSRGQVRERDYVIGEAIAQIREDMQDQLQEQLGKMQNEMREKMLEA, from the exons atgtggatgaggcaaccacggatcttttttCATCAACTAAGTAAGAGAGTTACTCCTGTTCCTACGATTCTAGCGGAGACGTTCAGgtctttaggtgcatgtaggagggctggtGCAGACAGATTTGTTGGTTGTGCTCAGTTGCTTctagcttggttctacagtcatttcAGATTGATAGATAAGGTTGTCTGTCAGGTTTTCTTTGAGGATTACTCACCCTTGAAGGACATAGTAGCTTCAACAAAGAGAGTTGAGGTTCCAGAGGAGAATTGGATGGCGCTGCTTCAGAATCTTCAGTCAAAGGATGTtgagtggagggctccgtggatgattcctggtgagattctttaccgATGTGATAGTTTCGATTGGGCCCCTCTATTGGGAGTTTGGGGAGCTATTGGTTATGCCCCTTTACTTGTGTTGAGGCAATTCGGTTTGAGGCAGTTCGTACTAGCAACCCatgggttggctcaaagtgagttcaTGTATAGAGGAGCCGACTACAAGAAGAAAGTCAGTGAGATCTCTAGTGCTTGGAACAAGACTTGTCGGTTGAACAGAGTAGCTATTAGTCCTGCTACGACTCTAGAATATATTGAATGGAGAAGCAGAAGGATTGACAATAACATCCCCAAGCCAAGTGGAGAAGAAGTTCGACTGatggaggaatatttgcaagtgaTGCCCTCAGAGTTGGAAATTGTGAaacaagagttcgagagaaagaatttGGAGTTCGAGAAGAGAATAGCGAAGCTCGAAGAGGAAAAGAT ATCTCTTCGTTGGCATCAAAACCATGATTCTACGGTCGAGTTACGGGAACTAAAAAATAAGGTGGAAGATTTGGAAGTGGCGTTACATGATGGTGAAATTCGGATCGACCAACTTGAGGCACAAGAGGATTATCTAAAGGAAGAGCTTCATCAGTCTAGAGGGCAGGTCAGAGAGAGGGATTACGTCATTGGTGAAGCCAtagcccagattcgagag gatatgcaagaccagTTGCAAGAGCAGTTGGGCAAAATGCAGAATGAGATGAGGGAGAAAATGTTGGAAGCTTAG